In one Salvelinus fontinalis isolate EN_2023a unplaced genomic scaffold, ASM2944872v1 scaffold_0070, whole genome shotgun sequence genomic region, the following are encoded:
- the LOC129842829 gene encoding transcription activator BRG1 isoform X7, whose translation MSTPDPPMGGTPRQGPSPGPGPSPGAMLGPSPGPSPGGSSHSMMGPSPGPPSSGHPLPQAGPSGYSQENMHPLHKPLEGMERTAMERTAMERTAMERTAMERTAMERTAMERTAMERTGMERPGMERPGMERTAMERTAMERTAMERTGMERTAMERTAMERTAMERTAMERTAMERTGMERTGMERTGMERAGMERTGMERTGMERTAMERTAMERTGMERTGMERTGMERTGMERTGMERTGMERTGMERTGMERNTMERTAMERTAMERTAMERTGMERTAMERTGMERTGMERNAMERTGMERTGMERTGMHEKAMSEESRFAQMKGMRQGGHSGMGPPPSPMDQHSQGYHSPLGGSDHSSPVPSNGPPSGPLQPSSAGPNPSDTSSNPDSQTLGGQNQLQNRPGGPQQSGPGPVGPGGGPTPFNQNQLHQLRAQIMAYKMLARGQPLPDHLQMAVQGKRPIGCSPGMQGPGPGQGGLGQPMPSLAPGGPGGVGPGQGPGGPMGQGYSRAHGMMGPNMPPPGPSGPTGMQGQNPNGPPKSWSEGPMVNAAAPSNAPQKLIPPQPTGRPSPAPPSIPPAASPVMPPQTQSPGQPVQPPPMVPHHAKQNRITPIQKPHGLDPVEILQEREYRLQARITHRIAELENLPGSLAGDLRTKATIELKALQLLNFQRQLRQEVVVCMRRDTALETALDAKAYKRSKRQSLREARITEKLEKQQKIEQERKRRQKHQEYLSIILAHAKDFKEYHRSITAKIQKATKAVATYHANTEREQKKENERIEKERMRRLMAEDEEGYRKLIDQKKDKRLAYLLQQTDEYVANLTELVRAHKLVQALKEKKKKRKKKKKLENAEGQTPVLGPDGEPLDETSQMSDLPVKVIHVDSGNILTGADAPKAGQLDTWLEMNPGYEVAPRSDSEDSGSEEEEEEEEEPQPAVPPVVVLPGLVGLEEKKKKIPDPDSEEVSEVDVRHIIEHAKQDVDDEYNSAEAAFARGLQSYYAVAHAVTERVEKQSTILINGQLKQYQIKGLEWLVSLYNNNLNGILADEMGLGKTIQTIALITYLMENKRVNGPFLIIVPLSTLSNWVYEFDKWAPSVVKVSYKGSPQARRAFIPQLRSGKFNVLLTTYEYIIKDKQVLAKIRWKYMIVDEGHRMKNHHCKLTQVLNTHYLAPRRVLLTGTPLQNKLPELWALLNFLLPTIFKSCSTFEQWFNAPFAMTGEKVDLNEEETILIIRRLHKVLRPFLLRRLKKEVEAQLPEKVEYVIKCDMSALQRVLYRHMQAKGVLLTDGSEKDKKGKGGTKTLMNTIMQLRKICNHPYMFQQIEESFSEHLGFSGGIVSGLDLYRASGKFEVLDRILPKLRATNHKVLLFCQMTSLMTIMEDYFAYRNFKHLRLDGTTKADDRGMLLKAFNDPASQYFIFLLSTRAGGLGLNLQSADTVVIFDSDWNPHQDLQAQDRAHRIGQQNEVRVLRLCTVNSVEEKILAAAKYKLNVDQKVIQAGMFDQKSSSHERRAFLQAILEHEEQDEVGAPGGVWKSGGSWEEDEVPDDETVNQMIARSEEEFDHFMRMDLDRRREDARNPRRKPRLMEEDELPTWIMKDDAEVERLTCEEEEEKMFGRGSRQRKEVDYSDSLTEKQWLKAIEEGTLEEIEEEVRHKKTTRKRKRDRDDLPGPSSSSSGGRRSRDKDEDGKRQKKRGRPPAEKLSPNPPALTKKMKKIVDAVIKYKDSNGRQLSEVFIQLPSRKELPEYYELIRKPVDFRKIKERIRSHRYRSLGDLERDVMLLFQNAQTFNLEGSLIYEDSIVLQSVFTSLRQKIEKEEDSEGEDSEEEEEDLDEGSESESRSVKVKIRLGRREKSSDRGKGRRRMGRTRAKPVVSDDDTEEEQEEVRGEEERSPSGTDEES comes from the exons ATGTCCACTCCAGACCCTCCCATGGGGGGTACCCCTCGACAGGGTCCTTCCCCAGGCCCGGGGCCCTCTCCTGGGGCAATGCTTGGCCCCAGCCCTGGTCCTTCTCCAGGGGGGTCCTCTCACAGCATGATGGGGCCCAGCCCAGGGCCTCCATCCTCAGGTCACCCCCTGCCTCAGGCTGGGCCCTCTGGATACTCCCAGGAGAACATGCACCCTCTGCACAAA CCACTGGAAGGTATGGAGAGGACTGCCATGGAGAGGACTGCCATGGAGAGGACTGCCATGGAGAGGACTGCCATGGAGAGGACTGCCATGGAGAGGACTGCCATGGAGAGGACTGCCATGGAGAGGACTGGTATGGAGAGGCCTGGTATGGAGAGGCCTGGTATGGAAAGGACTGCCATGGAGAGGACTGCCATGGAGAGGACTGCCATGGAGAGGACTGGTATGGAGAGGACTGCCATGGAGAGGACTGCCATGGAGAGGACTGCCATGGAGAGGACTGCCATGGAGAGGACTGCCATGGAGAGGACTGGTATGGAGAGGACTGGTATGGAGAGGACTGGTATGGAGAGGGCTGGTATGGAGAGGACTGGTATGGAGAGGACTGGTATGGAGAGGACTGCCATGGAGAGGACTGCCATGGAGAGGACTGGTATGGAGAGGACTGGTATGGAGAGGACTGGTATGGAGAGGACTGGTATGGAGAGGACTGGTATGGAGAGGACTGGTATGGAGAGGACTGGTATGGAGAGGACTGGTATGGAGAGAAATACCATGGAGAGGACTGCCATGGAGAGGACTGCCATGGAGAGGACTGCCATGGAAAGGACTGGTATGGAGAGGACTGCCATGGAGAGGACTGGTATGGAGAGGACTGGTATGGAGAGAAATGCCATGGAGAGGACTGGTATGGAAAGGACTGGTATGGAGAGAACTGGTATGCATGAGAAGGCCATGAGTGAGGAGTCACGCTTTGCCCAGATGAAGGGCATGAGACAGGGAGGGCACAGTGGCATGGGCCCTCCTCCCAGCCCCATGGACCAACACTCTCAAG gctaccactCCCCACTTGGCGGCTCTGACCACTCCAGCCCCGTCCCTTCCAACGGGCCCCCCTCTGGCCCTCTCCAACCCTCTAGCGCTGGCCCAAACCCCTCAGACACCTCCTCCAACCCGGACTCCCAAACCCTGGGGGGCCAGAACCAGTTGCAGAACCGTCCCGGTGGGCCCCAGCAAAGTGGCCCCGGCCCTGTTGGCCCCGGTGGAGGCCCTACTCCTTTCAACCAGAACCAGCTTCACCAGCTGCGGGCCCAGATCATGGCCTATAAG ATGCTGGCCAGGGGGCAGCCACTACCGGACCATCTCCAGATGGCTGTCCAGGGGAAGAGGCCCATAGGGTGCAGCCCAGGGATGCAGGGTCCGGGGCCAGGGCAGGGGGGACTGGGGCAGCCCATGCCCAGCCTGGctcctggaggtcctggaggTGTGGGGCCAGGACAAGGACCAGGAGGACCCATGGGCCAGGGCTACAGCAGAGCTCACG GGATGATGGGACCCAACATGCCTCCTCCAGGCCCCTCTGGTCCAACAGGCATGCAGGGACAGAACCCCAACGGACCCCCCAAGTCCTGGTCTGAAG GTCCAATGGTAAACGCCGCCGCCCCCTCTAACGCTCCCCAGAAGTTGATTCCTCCCCAGCCGACGGGCCGTCCCTCCCCCGCTCCACCCTCCATACCCCCCGCGGCCTCCCCGGTCATGCCCCCTCAGACCCAGTCCCCTGGGCAACCGGTCCAGCCCCCACCCATGGTTCCCCACCATGCCAAGCAGAACCGCATTACCCCCATCCAGAAACCCCACGGACTCGACCCGGTGGAAATACTGCAGGAGAGGGAGTACAG ACTGCAGGCTCGTATCACCCACCGTATAGCTGAGTTGGAGAACCTCCCTGGCTCTCTGGCTGGAGACCTGAGGACCAAGGCCACCATCGAACTCAAGGCCCTCCAGCTGCTCAACTTCCAGAGACAG CTGCGTCAGGAGGTTGTGGTGTGTATGCGTAGGGACACAGCTCTGGAGACGGCTCTGGACGCTAAGGCCTACAAGAGGAGCAAGCGCCAGTCCCTACGAGAGGCCCGCATCACAGAGAAACTGGAGAAACAGCAGAAGATCGAACAGGAGCGTAAACGTCGACAGAAACACCAG GAGTATCTGAGCATTATCCTGGCCCACGCCAAAGACTTTAAGGAGTACCACCGCTCCATCACAGCTAAGATCCAGAAAGCCACCAAGGCCGTGGCCACGTACCACGCCAACACAGAGCGTGAGCAGAAGAAGGAGAACGAGCGCATCgagaaggagaggatgaggaggctgaTG gctgagGATGAGGAGGGCTACCGTAAGCTGATTGACCAGAAGAAGGACAAGCGTCTGGCCTACCTGCTGCAGCAGACGGATGAGTACGTGGCCAACCTCACTGAGTTGGTCCGGGCTCACAAGCTGGTACAGGCCCtcaaagagaagaagaagaagaggaagaagaagaag AAGCTGGAGAACGCTGAGGGTCAGACTCCTGTACTGGGACCTGATGGAGAA cCTCTAGATGAGACGTCCCAGATGAGTGACCTACCAGTGAAGGTGATCCACGTGGACAGTGGTAACATCCTGACAGGGGCGGACGCTCCTAAAGCTGGACAGCTGGACACATGGCTGGAGATGAACCCTGG GTACGAAGTGGCCCCTCGCTCTGACAGTGAAGACAGTGgatcggaagaggaggag gaggaagaggaggagcccCAGCCGGCAGTGCCTCCAGTAGTGGTCCTCCCAGGGTTAGTGGGgttagaggagaagaagaagaagatccCAGACCCCGACAGTGAAGAAGTATCAGAGGTGGACGTACGACACATCATAGA GCACGCTAAGCAGGATGTGGATGATGAGTATAACAGTGCAGAGGCAGCGTTCGCTCGGGGACTCCAGTCTTACTACGCTGTGGCCCATGCTGTCACTGAGAGAGTGGAGAAACAGTCCACTATACTCATCAACGGACAACTGAAACAGTACCAG attAAAGGTCTGGAGTGGCTGGTGTCTCTCTACAACAACAATCTGAATGGTATCCTGGCTGATGAAATGGGACTAGGAAAGACCATCCAGACCATCGCTCTCATCACGTACCTGATGGAGAACAAACGAGTCAACGGACCTTTCCTCATCATAGTACCGCTCTC AACTCTCTCTAACTGGGTGTATGAGTTTGACAAGTGGGCTCCGTCTGTAGTGAAAGTCTCCTACAAG GGCTCCCCTCAGGCCAGAAGGGCCTTCATCCCCCAGCTACGCAGCGGCAAGTTCAACGTTCTCCTCACTACCTATGAGTACATCATTAAGGATAAACAGGTCCTAGCcaag ATCCGGTGGAAGTACATGATCGTGGACGAGGGCCACCGGATGAAGAACCACCACTGTAAGCTGACCCAGGTCCTCAACACCCACTACCTGGCCCCCAGGAGAGTGCTCCTAACTGGGACACCGCTCCAGAACAAGCTGCCTGAGCTCTGGGCCCTGCTCAACTTTCTCCTGCCCACCATCTTTAAGAGCTGCAGTACCTTCGAACAGTGGTTCAATGCACCATTCGCTATGACTGGAGAGAAG GTAGATCTAAATGAAGAGGAGACCATCCTGATTATCCGTCGCCTCCACAAGGTGCTCCGCCCCTTCCTGTTACGCAGGCTCAAGAAGGAAGTAGAGGCTCAGCTACCGGAAAAG gtgGAGTATGTAATAAAGTGTGATATGTCAGCGCTCCAGAGGGTTCTGTACAGACATATGCAGGCCAAGGGAGTCCTACTGACAGACGGCTCTGAGAAGGACAAGAAG GGTAAAGGAGGTACCAAGACCCTGATGAACACCATCATGCAGTTGAGGAAGATCTGTAACCATCCCTACATGTTCCAACAGATAGAG GAATCTTTCTCGGAGCATTTAGGATTTTCCGGAGGGATAGTGAGTGG TCTTGACCTGTACCGAGCCTCAGGGAAGTTTGAGGTGCTGGACCGTATCCTGCCCAAGCTGAGGGCCACCAATCACAAGGTGTTGTTGTTCTGTCAGATGACCTCGCTCATGACCATCATGGAGGACTACTTCGCCTACCGCAACTTCAAGCACCTGCGTCTGGacg gcaCCACCAAAGCAGATGACAGGGGCATGCTGTTGAAGGCGTTTAACGACCCAGCCTCCCAGTACTTCATCTTCCTGCTCAGTACCAGAGCCGGGGGGCTGGGCCTCAACCTACAGTCAGCTGACACCGTGGTCATCTTTGACTCTGACTGGAACCCTCACCAG gacctGCAGGCCCAGGACCGTGCACACCGCATCGGCCAACAGAACGAGGTCCGTGTCCTGCGTCTCTGCACCGTCAACTCCGTAGAGGAGAAGATCCTGGCAGCGGCCAAGTACAAACTCAACGTGGACCAGAAGGTCATCCAGGCCGGCATGTTTGACCAGAAGTCATCGAGCCACGAGCGCCGGGCTTTCCTGCAGGCTATCCTGGAGCACGAGGAACAGGACGAGGTCGGGGCCCCGGGCGGCGTGTGGAAGTCTGGGGGGTCTTGG GAGGAGGACGAGGTGCCAGACGATGAGACGGTCAACCAGATGATCGCCAGGAGCGAGGAGGAGTTTGACCACTTCATG cgTATGGACCTGGACAGGAGGCGTGAGGACGCTCGTAACCCCCGCCGTAAGCCCCGTCTGATGGAGGAGGACGAGCTGCCCACCTGGATCATGAAGGACGACGCAGAGGTGGAGAGACTCACctgtgaggaggaagaggagaagatgtTCGGGAGGGGGTCCCGCCAGCGCAAGGAGGTGGACTACAGTGACTCACTTACTGAGAAGCAGTGGCtcaag gcCATTGAGGAAGGCACGTTAGAGGAGATCGAGGAGGAGGTGCGTCACAAGAAGACCACCCGGAAGCGAAAGCGTGACCGCGATGACCTCCCtggcccctcctcttcctcctcgggGGGCAGGCGGAGCCGGGACAAGGACGAGGACGGGAAGAGACAGAAGAAGAGGGGACGCCCCCCCGCAGAGAAACTCTCCCCCAACCCCCCCGCTCTCACCAAGAAGATGAAGAAGATAGTGGACGCTGTTATTAAATACAAAGACAG TAATGGTCGTCAGCTGAGTGAGGTCTTCATCCAGCTGCCCTCGCGCAAAGAGCTGCCAGAGTACTACGAGCTCATCCGCAAGCCTGTCGACTTCAGGAAAATCAAG GAGAGGATCCGTAGCCACAGATACCGTAGTCTAGGAGACCTGGAGAGAGATGTGATGCTACTCTTTCAGAACGCACAGACCTTCAACCTGGAGGGATCACTG ATCTACGAGGACTCCATCGTGCTCCAGTCGGTGTTCACCAGTCTGAGACAGAAGATCGAGAAGGAGGAGGACAGCGAGGGAGAggacagtgaggaagaggaggaggacctggaCGAAGGCTCCGAGTCAGAGT CCCGCTCAGTGAAGGTGAAGATCCGTCTGGGACGGAGAGAGAAGAGTAGTGACCGAGGGAAGGGTAGGAGACGTATGGGACGCACCCGAGCCAAACCTGTCGTCAGCGACGACGACACtgaagaggagcaggaggaggtgaggggagaggag GAACGCTCCCCCAGTGGCACTGATGAAGAATCCTAA